In Oryza brachyantha chromosome 2, ObraRS2, whole genome shotgun sequence, a single window of DNA contains:
- the LOC102719653 gene encoding serine/threonine-protein kinase RIPK, whose amino-acid sequence MRRMLRCFFGGEAEAEAGAEGPKKAAVVVQKKSVRRMRSATGRLRSLSLEDLSRTLAQSGLHAFTLAELKSATRSFSGSNFIGEGGFGPVYKGFVDAKLRPGLHSQHVAVKYLDTDGPQGHREWLAEVVYLGMLSHPHLVKLIGYCCQDDHRMLVYEYMARGSLEHHLFKNLLSSLPWATRLKIAVGAAKGLAFLHDADTPVIYRDFKASNILLDSDYTAKLSDFGLAKEGPQGDATHVTTRVMGTHGYAAPEYILTGHLTAKSDVYSFGVVLLELLTGRRSVDKRRRGREQNLVDWARPYLRRPERLHRVMDPSLEGGYSDKVANKAAMVAYHCLHSVPKSRPHMRDVVDALEPLLHTCGDVPAGPFVYTVPAQSPPPAAAAAAVAKDDGKATLAGAAEDGEEVAKRKKRYVASAVHAEGALRKGEHRYASSVSGSPRQSRDRGA is encoded by the exons ATGAGGAGGATGCTGCGttgcttcttcggcggcgaggcggaggcggaggcgggggcggaggGGCCGAAGAaagcggcggtggtggtgcagaAGAAGTCGGTGCGGCGGATGCGGAGTGCGACGGGGCGGCTGCGCTCGCTGTCGCTGGAGGACCTGTCGCGGACGCTGGCGCAGTCCGGGCTGCACGCCTTCACGCTGGCGGAGCTCAAGTCCGCCACCCGCAGCTTCTCCGGCAGCAACTTCATCGGCGAGGGCGGCTTCGGCCCCGTCTACAAGGGCTTCGTCGACGCCAAGCTCCGCCCCGGCCTCCACTCCCAGCACGTCGCCGTCAAGTACCTCGACACCGACGGCCCCCAAGGCCACCGCGAGTGGCTG GCGGAGGTGGTGTACCTGGGGATGTTGAGCCATCCGCATCTTGTGAAGCTGATCGGCTACTGCTGCCAAGACGACCACAGGATGCTCGTCTACGAGTACATGGCCAGAGGCAGCCTCGAGCACCACCTCTTCAAGA ATTTGCTGTCGAGTTTGCCATGGGCGACGCGGCTGAAGATCGCCGTGGGCGCGGCCAAGGGTCTGGCCTTCCTGCACGACGCCGACACGCCGGTGATCTACCGCGACTTCAAGGCATCCAACATCCTGCTCGACTCG GATTACACGGCGAAGCTCTCGGACTTTGGGCTGGCGAAGGAGGGCCCACAGGGTGACGCGACCCACGTCACCACCCGCGTGATGGGGACCCACGGCTACGCGGCGCCGGAGTACATCCTGACGGGCCACCTGACGGCGAAGAGcgacgtgtacagcttcggGGTGGTGCTGCTCGAGCTGCTGACGGGGCGGCGGAGCGTCGacaagcggcggcgcgggagggagCAGAACCTGGTGGACTGGGCGAGGCCGTACctgcggcggccggagcggcTGCACCGGGTGATGGACCCCAGCCTGGAGGGCGGCTACTCCGACAAGGTGGCGAACAAGGCCGCCATGGTGGCGTACCACTGCCTGCACAGCGTGCCCAAGTCGCGCCCGCACATGCGCGACGTCGTCGACGCGCTCGAGCCGCTGCTCCACACGTGCGGCGACGTGCCCGCCGGGCCCTTCGTCTACACCGTCCCGGcccagtcgccgccgcccgccgccgctgccgctgccgttgCCAAGGACGACGGGAAGGCCACCTTGGCCGGCGCGGccgaggacggcgaggaggtggccaagaggaagaagaggtaCGTGGCGTCGGCGGTGCACGCCGAGGGCGCGCTGCGGAAGGGGGAGCACCGGTACGCGAGCTCCGTGTCCGGCTCGCCGAGGCAGAGCAGGGACAGGGGGGCCTAG